A region from the Alosa alosa isolate M-15738 ecotype Scorff River chromosome 7, AALO_Geno_1.1, whole genome shotgun sequence genome encodes:
- the LOC125297671 gene encoding LOW QUALITY PROTEIN: stonustoxin subunit beta-like (The sequence of the model RefSeq protein was modified relative to this genomic sequence to represent the inferred CDS: inserted 1 base in 1 codon), whose translation MTHQKQTTGSCACADSGGWTSCYLSRVQSILSASPIPSPHFLLAGSISRDRPDNDLEISALSRPLHLGSLYNALKDQLILGDKLWNNEDIKSKTIINPQPETRFQVSASESLREKTSLLVVSASVKASFYGGLVECGASGKYLNKETSSARQCSVTLKYHVTTEFKELVISELETPKLEVLDKTDATHVVVGVLYGAHALMEFQDTASDASSKQEIQGNLDVMIKKIPLIDISGDGSLKMDDEDMEKVKTMSCEIYGDFHLEDLPSSYEEAVEVYXKLPSLLGEKGEKAVPVKVWLYPLSKLINTESKLKKIISDELVSAVEKAMEDLHQAEIRTNDLLERSRQIKAEEIVHKLEQFQSCLRVFIVEFLRKMGDLIPTIRGDVKYAFVFSFTSLSYEEPYLKTISQAAENFKSGSTCSTAVQDPIEEVPWYKRADVWGILDSALIAYNNAHISFKKTVKGKNLLVWFACELTLDPNTAGRHLLLSEGNRKATYVSEKQPYPEHPDRFDDCSCQVLSTEPLPGRCYWECEWSGRFGVYVGVAYKSMSRREYIRGSGKAWSLACGPDRCRVWHNTNKTDLPVPPAGSRRVGVYLDREVGTLSFYRASNHQTKRAPTLASPPSARRRLNHWGHTHSAPLDWNPRNLVTPEPR comes from the exons ATGACGCATCAAAAACAGACTACTG GTAGCTGTGCGTGCGCTGATTCAGGGGGCTGGACCTCCTGCTATTTAAGCCGCGTCCAATCCATCCTGTCGGCCTCTCCCATCCCCTCGCCGCACTTCCTCTTGGCTGGAAGCATTAGCCGAGACC GTCCAGATAATGATTTGGAGATTAGTGCCCTCAGCAGACCCCTGCATCTGGGCTCACTCTACAACGCCCTCAAGGACCAACTCATACTAG gAGACAAGCTCTGGAATAATGAGGACATCAAAAGCAAAACAATCATCAATCCACAGCCTGAGACAAGATTCCAGGTGTCAGCGTCGGAGTCCCTCCGTGAGAAGACCAGTCTGCTGGTAGTGAGTGCCTCAGTGAAGGCCAGCTTCTATGGTGGGCTGGTGGAGTGCGGAGCATCTGGCAAGTATCTGAACAAGGAGACGTCCTCTGCTCGCCAGTGCAGCGTCACACTAAAATACCATGTGACTACCGAGTTTAAAGAGCTTGTGATATCTGAACTAGAGACTCCAAAGTTGGAGGTTTTGGACAAGACAGATGCCACACATGTGGTGGTTGGAGTGCTCTATGGGGCTCATGCACTTATGGAATTTCAAGACACCGCCAGTGATGCCTCAAGCAAGCAGGAAATCCAGGGAAACCTGGATGTGATGATCAAAAAAATACCACTAATTGACATCAGTGGGGATGGAAGCCTAAAGATGGATGATGAAGACATGGAGAAGGTGAAGACCATGAGCTGTGAAATCTATGGTGACTTTCATCTGGAAGATCTTCCATCTTCCTATGAGGAGGCTGTGGAGGTGT AAAAGCTGCCCAGCCTGCtgggggagaaaggagagaaggccGTGCCTGTGAAGGTCTGGTTGTATCCACTGAGCAAGCTTATCAATACTGAGTCCAAACTGAAGAAAATTATCTCAGATGAACTGGTGTCAGCAGTAGAGAAGGCAATGGAGGATCTCCACCAGGCTGAGATAAGAACCAACGACCTGCTGGAGAGGAGCAGACAGATCAAGGCTGAAGAGATCGTCCACAAACTGGAGCAGTTCCAAAGCTGCCTGAGGGTTTTCATTGTTGAGTTCCTGCGGAAAATGGGAGACCTGATCCCAACCATCAGAGGAG ATGTCAAATATGCCTTTGTTTTCAGCTTCACCTCGCTGAGTTATGAGGAACCGTACCTGAAAACAatctcacaggcagctgagaaCTTTAAGAGTGGTTCCACCTGCAGCACAGCTGTGCAGGATCCCATAGAGGAAGTTCCCTGGTACAAGAGAGCAGATGTCTGGGGGATCCTTGATTCTGCACTCATTGCATACAACAACGCCCACATTTCCTTCAAGAAG acagtaaaggggaaaaacttgcttgtctggt tTGCCTGTGAGCTCACTCTGGACCCGAACACGGCAGGCAGACATCTCCTGCTGTCTGAGGGGAACAGGAAGGCGACGTATGTGAGTGAGAAGCAGCCGTATCCTGAACACCCAGACAGATTTGATGACTGCTCCTGTCAGGTGCTGAGCACAGAGCCTCTGCCTGGACGCTGCTACTGGGAGTGTGAGTGGAGTGGGCGCTTTGGTGTTTATGTGGGAGTGGCCTATAAGAGCATGAGCAGGAGGGAATATATCAGAGGCTCTGGCAAGGCCTGGAGTCTGGCCTGTGGCCCTGACAGATGCAGAGTCTGGCACAACACTAATAAGACTGATCTACCTGTCCCCCCAGCAGGCTCCAGGAGAGTAGGAGTGTATCTGGACCGTGAGGTCGGCACTCTGTCCTTCTACAGG GCCTCCAACCACCAGACGAAGCGAGCCCCGACGCTGGCGTCACCACCCTCAGCCCGGCGCCGGCTCAATCactggggacacacacactcagcacctttGGACTGGAACCCCCGAAACTTGGTGACCCCCGAGCCCaggtaa